One genomic window of Peromyscus maniculatus bairdii isolate BWxNUB_F1_BW_parent chromosome 2, HU_Pman_BW_mat_3.1, whole genome shotgun sequence includes the following:
- the LOC102923581 gene encoding DNA topoisomerase 1: MSGDHLHNDSQIEADFRLNDSHKHKDKHKDREHRHKEHKKDKEKDREKSKHSNSEHKDSEKKHKEKEKTKHKDGSSEKHKDKHKDRDKEKRKEEKIRAAGDAKIKKEKENGFSSPPRIKDEPEDDGYFVPPKEDIKPLKRPRDEDDADYKPKKIKTEDIKKEKKRKLEEEEDGKLKKPNKDKDKKVAESDKKKKPKKEEEQKWKWWEEERYPEGIKWKFLEHKGPVFAPPYEPLPEGVKFYYDGKVMKLSPKAEEVATFFAKMLDHEYTTKEIFRKNFFKDWRKEMTNDEKNMITNLSKCDFTQMSQYFKAQSEARKQMSKEEKLKIKEENEKLLKEYGFCVMDNHRERIANFKIEPPGLFRGRGNHPKMGMLKRRIMPEDIIINCSKDAKVPSPPPGHEWKEVRHDNKVTWLVSWTENIQGSIKYIMLNPSSRIKGEKDWQKYETARRLKKCVDKIRNQYREDWKSKEMKVRQRAVALYFIDKLALRAGNEKEEGETADTVGCCSLRVEHINLHPELDGQEYVVEFDFPGKDSIRYYNKVPVEKRVFKNLQLFMENKQPEDDLFDRLNTGILNKHLQDLMEGLTAKVFRTYNASITLQQQLKELTAPDENVPAKILSYNRANRAVAILCNHQRAPPKTFEKSMMNLQSKIDAKKDQLADARRDLKSAKADAKVMKNAKTKKVVESKKKAVQRLEEQLMKLEVQATDREENKHIALGTSKLNYLDPRITVAWCKKWGVPIEKIYNKTQREKFAWAIDMTDEDYEF, encoded by the coding sequence ATGAGCGGGGACCATCTCCACAACGACTCCCAGATCGAAGCGGATTTCCGATTGAATGATTCTCACAAACACAAAGATAAACATAAAGATCGAGAACACCGGCATAAAGAGCACAAGAAGGATAAGGAAAAGGACCGGGAAAAGTCTAAGCATAGCAACAGTGAACATAAAGATTCTGAAAAGAagcataaagagaaagagaaaaccaaacacaaagaTGGGAGCTCAGAAaaacataaagacaaacataaagACAGAGACAAGGAAAAACGAAAGGAGGAAAAGATTAGAGCAGCTGGGGATGCAAAaataaagaaggagaaggaaaatggcTTCTCTAGTCCACCACGAATTAAAGATGAACCTGAAGATGATGGCTATTTTGTTCCTCCAAAAGAGGACATAAAGCCACTGAAGAGACCTCGAGATGAGGATGATGCTGATTATAAACCTAAGAAAATTAAGACAGAAGATatcaagaaggagaagaaaagaaaactagaagaagaagaggatggCAAATTGAAAAAACCcaataaagataaagataaaaaagtTGCTGAGTCAGataagaaaaagaagccaaaaaaggaagaggaacagaAGTGGAAATGGTGGGAAGAAGAACGCTATCCTGAAGGCATCAAGTGGAAATTCCTAGAACACAAAGGGCCTGTCTTTGCTCCACCATATGAGCCTCTTCCAGAGGGTGTCAAGTTTTACTATGATGGTAAGGTTATGAAGTTGAGTCCCAAAGCAGAAGAAGTAGCTACATTCTTTGCAAAAATGCTTGACCATGAATATACTACTAAGGAAATATTCAggaaaaatttctttaaagattgGAGAAAGGAGATGACTAATGACGAGAAAAATATGATTACCAACTTAAGCAAATGCGACTTCACACAGATGAGCCAGTATTTCAAAGCCCAGTCAGAGGCTCGGAAGCAGATGAGCaaggaagaaaaactgaaaatcaaagaagaaaatgaaaaattattgaaAGAATATGGCTTTTGTGTTATGGATAATCATAGAGAGAGGATTGCCAACTTCAAGATAGAGCCTCCAGGGCTTTTCCGTGGCCGAGGTAACCACCCCAAGATGGGCATGCTGAAGAGAAGAATCATGCCTGAGGACATAATCATCAACTGCAGCAAAGATGCCAaggttccttctcctcctccaggacATGAATGGAAAGAAGTCCGACATGATAACAAGGTTACTTGGCTAGTCTCCTGGACAGAGAACATCCAAGGTTCTATTAAATACATCATGCTGAATCCCAGTTCACGAATCAAGGGTGAGAAAGACTGGCAGAAATACGAGACTGCTCGGCGGCTGAAGAAGTGTGTGGACAAGATCCGAAATCAGTATCGGGAAGACTGGAAGTCCAAAGAGATGAAAGTTCGACAGAGAGCTGTAGCACTGTACTTCATTGATAAGCTTGCTCTGAGAGCAGGcaatgagaaggaggaaggagaaacggCAGACACTGTGGGTTGCTGTTCACTTAGAGTGGAACACATCAATCTACACCCAGAATTGGATGGTCAGGAATATGTGGTGGAATTTGACTTTCCTGGGAAGGACTCAATCAGATACTATAACAAAGTCCCAGTTGAGAAACGAGTTTTTAAGAACTTACAACTATTTATGGAGAACAAGCAGCCCGAGGATGATCTTTTTGATCGACTTAATACTGGTATTCTAAATAAGCATCTTCAGGATCTCATGGAGGGCTTGACCGCCAAGGTGTTCCGTACATACAATGCCTCCATCACGCTACAGCAGCAGCTTAAAGAGCTCACAGCCCCTGATGAGAATGTACCAGCAAAGATTCTATCTTATAATCGTGCCAATCGAGCTGTTGCAATTCTTTGTAACCACCAGAGGGCGCCACCAAAGACCTTTGAGAAGTCAATGATGAACTTGCAGTCTAAGATTGATGCCAAGAAAGACCAGTTAGCAGATGCTCGAAGGGACCTGAAAAGTGCTAAGGCTGATGCCAAAGTCATGAAGAATGCAAAGACCAAGAAGGTAGTAGAGTCAAAAAAGAAGGCTGTACAGAGACTAGAAGAGCAGCTGATGAAGCTGGAAGTTCAAGCCACAGATCGAGAGGAGAATAAACACATTGCCTTGGGAACCTCCAAACTCAATTATCTGGACCCTAGGATCACAGTGGCTTGGTGCAAGAAGTGGGGGGTCCCAATTGAGAAGATTTACAACAAAACCCAGAGGGAGAAGTTTGCTTGGGCCATTGATATGACCGATGAGGACTACGAGTTTTGA